A region of Leclercia adecarboxylata DNA encodes the following proteins:
- a CDS encoding threonine/serine ThrE exporter family protein — MQADQSPQRAATRLCIQCGLFLLQHGAESALVEELSTRLGLALGMDSVESSISSNAIVLTTIKGGQCLTSTRKNHDRGINMHVVTEVQHIVIMAEHKLLDMQGVEKRFSQIRPLRYPRWLVVLMVGLSCACFCKLNNGGWDGALITFIASTLAMYVRQVLTGRHLHPQINFCITAFVATTVSGLLLRLPGFATTPTIAMAASVLLLVPGFPLINAVADMFKGHINTGLARWAIASLLTLATCIGVVMAMTLWGLRGWA, encoded by the coding sequence ATGCAGGCAGATCAGTCCCCACAACGCGCCGCCACGCGACTGTGTATTCAGTGCGGCCTTTTTTTATTACAACACGGCGCCGAAAGCGCCCTGGTCGAAGAGCTCTCCACCCGCCTGGGGCTGGCGCTGGGCATGGACAGCGTAGAAAGTTCCATCTCCTCCAACGCCATTGTGCTGACCACCATCAAAGGGGGCCAGTGCCTGACCTCAACGCGAAAAAACCACGATCGCGGGATCAACATGCACGTCGTCACCGAGGTGCAACACATCGTGATCATGGCGGAACACAAGCTACTGGATATGCAGGGCGTCGAAAAACGCTTTAGCCAGATCAGGCCGTTGCGCTATCCACGCTGGCTGGTGGTGCTGATGGTGGGCCTCTCCTGCGCCTGCTTCTGCAAGCTCAATAACGGCGGCTGGGACGGCGCCCTGATCACCTTTATCGCCAGTACCCTCGCCATGTACGTACGACAGGTGCTGACAGGCCGGCATCTGCACCCGCAAATAAACTTCTGCATCACCGCGTTCGTCGCAACCACCGTCTCAGGGCTGCTGCTGCGACTGCCGGGTTTCGCCACGACACCCACCATCGCCATGGCCGCCAGCGTGCTGCTGCTGGTGCCGGGCTTTCCGCTGATCAATGCCGTGGCGGATATGTTTAAAGGACACATTAATACCGGCCTGGCACGCTGGGCGATTGCCAGCTTACTGACCCTCGCCACCTGTATCGGGGTGGTGATGGCCATGACCTTATGGGGGCTTCGCGGATGGGCGTAA
- a CDS encoding organic hydroperoxide resistance protein — translation MSLEKVVYTAKAKATGGRDGRATSSDGVLDVKLGVPKEMGGAGGEVTNPEQLFAAGYSACFLGAMKFVAGRDKITMPQDAFIEGEVGIGPLPTGFGIEAKLNIHLPGMDAAEAKKLVDAAHIVCPYSNATRNNIDVTLNIIS, via the coding sequence ATGTCTTTAGAAAAAGTTGTCTATACCGCCAAAGCCAAAGCCACCGGTGGCCGTGATGGTCGCGCCACCTCGTCCGATGGCGTACTCGATGTGAAGCTGGGCGTGCCCAAAGAGATGGGCGGCGCGGGCGGTGAAGTCACCAACCCGGAACAGCTATTTGCGGCGGGCTATTCAGCCTGTTTTCTCGGCGCGATGAAGTTCGTGGCCGGGCGCGACAAAATCACCATGCCGCAGGATGCCTTTATTGAAGGCGAAGTGGGAATTGGGCCGCTGCCAACCGGGTTTGGCATCGAAGCAAAACTGAATATTCACCTGCCGGGGATGGACGCCGCCGAGGCGAAAAAACTGGTCGATGCGGCACACATTGTCTGCCCGTATTCTAACGCCACCCGCAACAATATTGACGTGACGCTGAATATTATCTCCTGA
- the fhuF gene encoding siderophore-iron reductase FhuF, with product MAIRSAQAVENIIWQTPLPTRPSGLADAVRETIAGTRAYLLDVIKLDEPHPHHARTLAQWQRPAELQSLLATYSDHIYRNQPTLARENKPLLSLWAQWYIGLMVPPLMLALLTQDVALDLSPEHFHVEFHETGRAACFWIDVHEDSQTTSLSAQQRMDVLITRALIPVVEALEETGEINAKLIWSNTGYLIHWYLTEMKTLLGDEKVDALRQGIFFARQLSDGRDNPLYRTVVPRDGLLVRRTCCQRYRLPDVQQCGDCTLK from the coding sequence ATGGCCATACGTTCTGCACAAGCCGTCGAGAATATCATCTGGCAAACTCCCCTCCCGACCAGGCCTTCAGGGCTTGCGGACGCGGTGCGTGAGACCATTGCCGGGACGCGTGCCTATCTGCTGGATGTCATCAAGCTGGACGAACCCCATCCGCATCACGCCCGGACGCTGGCACAGTGGCAACGCCCTGCCGAGCTGCAGTCGTTGCTGGCGACCTACTCCGATCATATTTACCGTAATCAGCCTACGCTGGCGCGCGAGAACAAGCCGCTGCTGTCGCTGTGGGCGCAGTGGTATATCGGGCTGATGGTGCCGCCATTGATGCTGGCCCTGCTTACCCAGGACGTGGCGCTGGATCTTTCTCCTGAGCACTTCCACGTTGAGTTCCATGAGACCGGGCGCGCCGCCTGCTTCTGGATCGACGTCCACGAAGACAGCCAGACGACCTCGCTTTCGGCGCAGCAGCGGATGGACGTGCTGATTACCCGCGCGCTGATCCCGGTTGTGGAAGCGCTGGAAGAGACGGGCGAGATCAACGCCAAACTTATCTGGAGCAATACCGGCTACTTAATTCACTGGTATCTGACCGAAATGAAAACCCTGCTGGGGGATGAGAAAGTGGACGCCCTGCGTCAGGGAATTTTCTTTGCCCGCCAGCTTTCTGATGGCCGTGACAACCCGCTTTACCGCACCGTCGTTCCACGCGACGGGCTGCTGGTGCGCCGCACCTGCTGTCAGCGCTATCGCCTGCCGGATGTTCAACAGTGCGGCGACTGTACGCTTAAGTAG
- the opgB gene encoding phosphatidylglycerol--membrane-oligosaccharide glycerophosphotransferase, which yields MSEFISVALFIASVVIYSRKAGRNTWWFAVTLMVLGLFVVLNITLYASDYFTGDGINDAVLYTLTNSLTGAGVSKYILPGVGIVVALVTVFGLLGWILRRRRHHPHHLGYSLLALVLALASVDASPAFHQITELVKSQSRDGDPDFAAYYKEPGKTIPNPKLNLVYIYGESLERTYFDNDAFPDLAPELGAIKNEGIDFSHTAQLPGTDYTIAGMVASQCGIPLFAPFEGNASASVSSFFPQNICLGDILKNSGYQNYFMQGANLRFAGKDVFLQSHGFDHLYGAEELKTTVADPKYRNDWGFYDDTVLDETWKKFEELSKSGKRFSLFALTVDTHHPDGFISRTCQRKRYAIDGKPNQSFSAVGCSQEHIAALIEKIKASPYFKNTVIVVSSDHLAMKNTAWDALNKLDRSNLFFILRGDKPQQEVMAVKRNTMDNGATVLDILGGDNFIGLGRSSLSGQSLSEVFLNMKEKVLAWKPDVIRLWNFPKELKDFTIDSQKNMMAFSGSHFRLPLLLRVSDKRVEPLPESEYSAPLRYQLADFAPRDNFVWVDRCYKMGQLWSQPLALSTDWCVSQGQLGGEQTVQHVDKAQWKGKTAFKDTVISTDRYQRNVELLKVSDNDIRYKADSFVFNVAGAPEEVKQFSGISRPETWGRWSNAQLGNEVKIEYNQPLPAKFDLVITAKAWGPNVNKPIPVRIGDKEQTLTLGHDVTTTTLHFDNPSRSSTLVIVPPAPESTNEGNILGHSPRQLGIGMVEIKVVNAEG from the coding sequence TTGTCAGAGTTTATTTCTGTTGCCCTGTTTATCGCCTCGGTCGTTATCTATTCCCGCAAAGCGGGTCGTAACACCTGGTGGTTTGCCGTCACCCTTATGGTGCTGGGGCTTTTTGTCGTTTTAAACATTACCCTCTACGCCAGTGATTACTTTACCGGCGACGGCATCAACGATGCTGTTCTCTACACCCTGACCAACAGCCTGACCGGCGCAGGGGTTAGTAAGTACATACTTCCTGGTGTTGGCATCGTGGTAGCGCTGGTGACGGTGTTCGGCCTGCTGGGCTGGATCCTGCGCCGCCGTCGCCATCATCCGCACCATCTCGGCTACAGCCTTCTGGCGCTGGTGCTGGCCCTCGCCTCGGTGGACGCCAGCCCGGCGTTTCACCAGATCACCGAGCTGGTGAAATCGCAGTCCCGCGATGGCGATCCGGACTTTGCTGCGTATTACAAAGAGCCGGGTAAAACCATTCCCAATCCGAAGCTCAATCTGGTCTATATCTACGGCGAAAGCCTGGAGCGGACCTATTTTGATAACGACGCCTTCCCGGATCTCGCCCCGGAGCTGGGTGCTATCAAGAACGAAGGGATCGATTTCAGCCATACCGCGCAGCTGCCCGGCACCGACTACACCATCGCCGGGATGGTTGCCTCCCAGTGCGGTATTCCGCTGTTCGCCCCGTTTGAAGGCAACGCCTCCGCGTCGGTGTCCAGCTTCTTCCCGCAGAATATCTGCCTCGGCGATATCCTGAAAAACTCCGGTTATCAGAACTATTTCATGCAGGGCGCCAACCTGCGTTTCGCCGGGAAAGACGTGTTCCTGCAGTCCCACGGCTTTGACCATCTGTATGGCGCAGAAGAGCTGAAAACCACCGTGGCAGACCCTAAGTACCGCAACGACTGGGGCTTCTACGACGATACGGTGCTGGATGAAACCTGGAAAAAATTCGAGGAGCTGTCGAAGTCCGGCAAGCGTTTCTCGCTGTTTGCCCTGACGGTAGACACCCACCACCCGGACGGCTTTATCTCCCGCACCTGTCAGCGCAAGCGCTACGCGATTGACGGCAAACCGAACCAGTCGTTCAGCGCGGTGGGCTGCAGCCAGGAGCATATCGCGGCGCTGATCGAAAAAATCAAAGCCTCGCCATACTTTAAAAACACGGTGATTGTGGTCTCTTCCGACCATCTGGCGATGAAAAACACCGCCTGGGATGCGCTGAACAAACTCGATCGCAGCAACCTGTTCTTTATTCTGCGTGGCGATAAGCCCCAGCAGGAGGTGATGGCGGTGAAGCGCAACACCATGGATAACGGCGCCACGGTGCTGGATATCCTCGGCGGGGATAACTTTATCGGCCTCGGGCGCAGTAGCCTCTCCGGGCAGTCGCTCTCCGAAGTGTTCCTTAACATGAAGGAAAAGGTGCTGGCGTGGAAACCGGACGTGATCCGTCTGTGGAACTTCCCGAAAGAGCTGAAAGACTTCACCATCGACAGCCAGAAAAACATGATGGCCTTCTCTGGCAGCCATTTCCGTCTGCCGCTGCTGCTGCGCGTCTCCGATAAGCGGGTCGAACCGCTGCCGGAAAGCGAGTACTCCGCTCCGCTGCGCTATCAGCTGGCGGACTTTGCCCCGCGGGACAACTTCGTCTGGGTCGATCGCTGCTACAAGATGGGCCAGCTGTGGTCGCAGCCGCTGGCGCTTTCCACCGACTGGTGCGTTTCTCAGGGCCAGCTGGGCGGCGAGCAGACCGTGCAGCACGTCGATAAAGCGCAGTGGAAAGGCAAGACGGCGTTTAAGGATACGGTGATCAGCACCGATCGCTATCAGCGTAACGTCGAGTTGTTGAAAGTGTCCGACAACGACATCCGCTACAAGGCCGACAGTTTTGTCTTTAACGTGGCCGGCGCGCCAGAAGAGGTGAAGCAGTTCAGCGGGATTTCACGTCCGGAAACCTGGGGCCGCTGGTCCAACGCCCAGTTGGGCAATGAGGTGAAGATCGAATACAACCAGCCGCTGCCGGCGAAATTCGATCTGGTGATCACCGCCAAAGCCTGGGGGCCGAACGTCAACAAGCCGATCCCGGTGCGCATTGGCGATAAAGAACAGACCCTGACGCTGGGTCATGACGTCACCACCACCACGCTGCATTTCGACAACCCGTCGCGCAGCAGCACGCTGGTGATTGTGCCGCCTGCACCGGAGTCCACCAACGAAGGGAATATTCTCGGCCACTCTCCGCGCCAGCTGGGGATTGGGATGGTGGAGATCAAAGTGGTTAACGCCGAAGGGTAA
- a CDS encoding PTS sugar transporter subunit IIC has translation MSANHAAFNLIFRFVENYVSPIAGRISSQRHVMAIRDGFISAMPFMIVGSFLLVFAYPPFSPDTTLGFARAWLDMAKQFEGQILTPFDMTMGVMSLYICAAIAYNLGKHYVKSHQLDPFMCAMLSLMAFLLIAAPKTKGALPVDSLGGTGIFTAILVAIYCVEMMRFLKAHNIGIRLPDQVPPMIKNSFDLLIPVLVVVLTLYPLSLLIQSQFGMLIPQAIMAIFKPLVAAADSLPAILLAVLIGHLLWFAGIHGAAIVSGMLQMFWLTNLGMNQTALAQSTPLPHIFMEAFWTFFIVIGGSGATMGLVFCYLRSRSAHLRSIGRLSVVPSIFNINEPVIFGTPIVMNPVFFIPFLLAPMVNAVLAWAAMKLDLIGRVISVVPWTAPAPVGAAWALGWDFRAAILVVLLAVVSAIIYYPFFKVYEKQLLAQEAEEAQRTEEESQQVA, from the coding sequence ATGTCTGCCAACCATGCTGCGTTTAACCTGATATTCCGCTTTGTCGAAAACTATGTCAGCCCCATTGCCGGACGCATCTCTTCCCAGCGTCACGTGATGGCGATCCGCGACGGCTTTATCTCCGCCATGCCGTTTATGATTGTCGGCTCGTTCTTATTAGTGTTTGCCTACCCGCCGTTTTCACCGGACACCACCCTGGGCTTCGCCCGCGCCTGGCTGGATATGGCGAAACAGTTCGAAGGCCAGATCCTCACCCCCTTCGATATGACGATGGGCGTGATGTCCCTCTATATTTGTGCCGCTATCGCTTACAACCTCGGCAAGCATTACGTTAAGTCGCATCAGCTCGATCCCTTCATGTGCGCCATGCTGTCGCTGATGGCCTTCCTGCTGATTGCCGCGCCAAAAACCAAAGGTGCGTTGCCGGTGGATAGCCTCGGCGGCACGGGGATCTTCACCGCCATTCTGGTGGCGATCTACTGTGTTGAGATGATGCGTTTTCTGAAGGCTCACAACATCGGTATTCGCCTGCCCGATCAGGTGCCGCCGATGATCAAAAACTCTTTTGATCTGCTGATCCCGGTGCTGGTGGTGGTGTTAACCCTCTATCCGCTGAGCCTGCTTATTCAGTCACAGTTTGGCATGCTGATCCCGCAGGCGATCATGGCCATCTTTAAACCGCTGGTGGCAGCGGCGGACTCGCTGCCAGCGATACTGCTGGCGGTGCTGATTGGTCACCTGCTGTGGTTTGCGGGCATTCACGGGGCGGCGATTGTCTCCGGGATGCTGCAGATGTTCTGGCTCACCAACCTGGGGATGAACCAGACCGCGCTGGCACAAAGCACGCCGCTGCCGCACATCTTTATGGAGGCGTTCTGGACCTTCTTCATTGTGATTGGCGGTTCCGGGGCGACAATGGGGCTGGTGTTCTGCTATCTGCGTAGTCGCTCGGCGCATCTGCGGTCCATTGGGCGTCTGAGCGTGGTACCGAGCATTTTCAACATCAACGAACCGGTGATCTTCGGTACGCCAATCGTCATGAACCCGGTGTTCTTTATCCCGTTCCTGCTGGCGCCAATGGTTAACGCCGTGCTGGCGTGGGCGGCGATGAAGCTGGATCTGATTGGCCGTGTAATTTCCGTTGTTCCCTGGACCGCGCCTGCGCCTGTAGGAGCCGCATGGGCGCTGGGCTGGGACTTCCGTGCGGCGATCCTCGTGGTGCTGCTCGCGGTGGTTTCCGCCATCATCTACTACCCGTTCTTTAAGGTGTATGAGAAACAGCTCCTGGCGCAGGAGGCCGAAGAGGCCCAGCGCACAGAAGAGGAAAGCCAGCAGGTGGCATAG
- a CDS encoding DUF2501 domain-containing protein: MKTHFLLSAAVSALLMTGAAQAASSWQDTLNSAANQLSAGSTSSQSGGLSASALTGLLSSGTESLSASNMNNAAGILEYCAKEKLASMTDATNIKNQVLGKLGIDTPQEQQQDTNYLEGIQGLLNANNGEQLNLETIGNSPLAKKVKAQACDFVLKQGMSFIS; this comes from the coding sequence ATGAAAACACATTTTCTTCTCAGCGCCGCAGTCAGCGCCCTTCTGATGACGGGTGCAGCACAGGCAGCCTCCTCCTGGCAGGACACGCTTAACAGCGCCGCCAACCAGCTTAGCGCGGGCAGCACCTCTTCCCAGAGCGGCGGCCTCTCCGCTTCCGCATTGACCGGGCTGCTGAGCAGCGGCACCGAGTCGCTCTCCGCCAGCAACATGAATAACGCCGCCGGGATCCTCGAGTACTGCGCCAAAGAGAAGCTGGCCTCGATGACCGATGCCACCAATATTAAAAACCAGGTGCTGGGTAAACTGGGTATCGATACCCCGCAAGAGCAGCAGCAGGACACCAACTATCTGGAGGGCATCCAGGGTCTGCTGAATGCCAATAACGGCGAGCAGCTGAATCTGGAAACCATCGGCAACTCACCGCTGGCGAAAAAGGTCAAAGCCCAGGCCTGTGATTTTGTCCTGAAACAGGGCATGAGCTTTATCTCCTGA
- a CDS encoding helix-turn-helix transcriptional regulator: MQTGIGSIMSRYFPDYERSYCRSHEELTLLQLRRAIVIIVDISGEQHNPRNICNQYYALQNQYRDIHWIFLVSRAFYPLAVELLMRPESTLLSDAEPVEGLVKAVRSGSEHAERISQTLLRPDPEEFYDNQDDVMLTFSERKVLRLLGKGWGINQIAALLKKSNKTVSAQKNSAMRRLALTSNAEMYAWINSTKGMKELSLFSAYGEQDEWKRALQKDISLSSKSA, encoded by the coding sequence ATGCAAACCGGTATCGGGAGCATTATGTCACGCTATTTCCCAGACTACGAACGTTCATACTGCCGCTCCCATGAAGAACTCACGCTTCTTCAACTGCGTCGCGCCATTGTGATCATCGTTGATATTTCAGGTGAACAGCATAATCCGCGTAATATTTGCAATCAGTATTACGCATTACAAAATCAGTATAGAGATATTCACTGGATATTTTTGGTTTCTCGCGCATTTTATCCTCTTGCCGTTGAACTTCTTATGCGACCAGAAAGTACGTTACTGTCTGACGCAGAACCTGTCGAAGGCCTGGTTAAGGCAGTTCGTTCCGGCAGTGAACATGCCGAACGTATTAGTCAGACGTTATTAAGACCCGATCCGGAAGAGTTTTATGACAATCAGGACGATGTCATGTTGACGTTCTCGGAGCGTAAAGTATTACGCTTGCTTGGGAAAGGATGGGGAATTAATCAAATCGCCGCATTGCTCAAAAAGAGTAATAAAACGGTAAGCGCGCAAAAAAATAGCGCAATGAGAAGACTCGCCTTAACGAGTAACGCCGAAATGTATGCGTGGATTAACAGCACCAAGGGAATGAAAGAGCTGAGTTTATTCTCTGCCTATGGAGAGCAAGACGAATGGAAAAGAGCGCTACAAAAAGACATATCGCTATCGTCGAAAAGTGCATGA
- the dnaC gene encoding DNA replication protein DnaC: protein MKEFGELMKRLQKMMPANVKPAFTTGEELLAWQKEQGEIRAAALARENRAMKMQRTFNRSGIRPLHQNCSFDNYKVESQGQLKALQQARQYVEEFDGNIASFIFSGKPGTGKNHLAAAICNELLLRGKSVLIITVADIMSAMKDTFSNRETSEEQLLNDLSNVDLLVIDEIGVQTESRYEKVIINQIVDRRSSSKRPTGMLTNHNVDEMTRLLGERVMDRMKLGNSLYVIFDWESYRSRVTGKEY, encoded by the coding sequence ATGAAAGAGTTCGGCGAACTGATGAAGCGTCTGCAAAAGATGATGCCGGCCAACGTCAAACCGGCCTTTACCACCGGCGAAGAGCTACTGGCGTGGCAAAAAGAGCAGGGAGAAATCCGCGCGGCGGCGCTGGCACGGGAAAACCGCGCCATGAAAATGCAGCGCACCTTTAACCGCTCCGGCATTCGTCCCCTGCATCAGAACTGCTCCTTCGATAACTACAAAGTGGAGAGTCAGGGGCAGCTGAAAGCCCTGCAGCAGGCGCGCCAGTACGTCGAAGAGTTCGACGGCAACATCGCCAGCTTTATCTTCAGCGGCAAGCCGGGCACCGGCAAAAATCATCTCGCGGCGGCCATCTGCAACGAGCTGCTGCTGCGCGGTAAATCGGTGCTGATTATCACCGTGGCCGACATCATGTCAGCCATGAAGGATACCTTCAGCAACCGGGAGACCAGCGAGGAGCAGCTGCTTAACGATCTCAGCAACGTCGACCTGCTGGTGATTGACGAGATTGGCGTGCAGACCGAATCGCGCTATGAAAAAGTGATCATCAACCAGATCGTCGATCGCCGCTCCTCTTCCAAGCGCCCGACCGGCATGCTCACCAACCATAACGTTGATGAAATGACGCGTCTGCTGGGCGAGCGGGTGATGGATCGCATGAAGCTCGGCAACAGCCTGTATGTGATTTTTGACTGGGAAAGCTATCGCAGCCGCGTTACCGGTAAAGAGTATTAG
- the dnaT gene encoding primosomal protein DnaT — protein MSSRILTTSVTGIDAFMHDPRGVLANAQGGTVAVFADNAPAFYAITPQRLAELLETEARLSRPTSDVTLDTQFFDEPTSAPVAVPMGKFAMYNGWQPDPDFQRQAALWGIALTQPVAPEELAAFTAYWQAEGKVFHHIQWQQKLARSVQINRASNGGQAKRDVNTFSEPDKQIPHGFRGAK, from the coding sequence ATGTCCTCCAGAATCCTGACCACCAGCGTCACTGGCATTGATGCCTTTATGCACGATCCCCGCGGCGTGCTGGCGAATGCGCAAGGCGGTACCGTCGCCGTATTTGCCGATAACGCACCGGCGTTTTATGCGATCACGCCGCAGCGTCTGGCCGAGCTGCTGGAAACGGAAGCGCGCCTGTCGCGCCCGACCAGCGATGTCACTCTGGATACCCAATTCTTCGACGAACCCACCAGCGCGCCGGTTGCGGTGCCGATGGGGAAATTCGCCATGTATAACGGCTGGCAACCTGACCCGGACTTTCAACGCCAGGCGGCGCTGTGGGGCATCGCCCTCACCCAGCCTGTTGCCCCGGAAGAGCTGGCCGCCTTCACCGCCTACTGGCAGGCGGAAGGGAAAGTGTTTCATCATATCCAGTGGCAGCAAAAGCTGGCGCGCAGCGTGCAAATCAACCGGGCCAGCAACGGCGGTCAGGCCAAACGCGATGTGAATACCTTTTCAGAACCGGATAAACAGATCCCCCACGGATTCCGAGGTGCCAAATGA
- a CDS encoding threonine/serine exporter: MGVIDFLWALAQDMILAAIPAVGFAMVFNVPRRALPWCALLGAIGHGSRMAMMTAGMNIEWSTFMASMLVGSIGIQWSRWYLAHPKVFTVAAVIPMFPGISAYTAMISAVKISHFGYSEAQMIMLLTNFLKASSIVGALSIGLSIPGLWLYRKRPRV, from the coding sequence ATGGGCGTAATCGATTTTCTCTGGGCGCTGGCCCAGGACATGATCCTGGCGGCCATTCCGGCGGTGGGGTTTGCCATGGTGTTTAACGTTCCCCGTCGCGCCCTGCCGTGGTGCGCGCTGCTGGGGGCTATCGGCCACGGCTCGCGCATGGCGATGATGACCGCAGGAATGAATATCGAATGGTCGACCTTTATGGCCTCAATGCTGGTCGGTAGCATCGGGATCCAGTGGTCGCGCTGGTATCTGGCGCACCCGAAAGTCTTCACCGTCGCCGCGGTGATCCCGATGTTTCCGGGGATCTCAGCTTATACCGCGATGATTTCGGCGGTGAAGATTAGCCATTTTGGCTACAGCGAAGCGCAGATGATCATGCTGCTGACCAATTTCCTGAAGGCCTCGTCGATTGTCGGCGCCCTCTCAATCGGGCTGTCGATACCCGGACTCTGGCTCTACCGCAAGCGTCCCCGGGTCTGA
- a CDS encoding TetR family transcriptional regulator — MANPGSENAENSDGSRLKDKIFLSALSLFAEYGLNGARMEQIAEKAGTTKRMVVYHFKTKENLYLLVLEYVYTQIRASEKQLSLEAMPPVEALVQLVETTFDYHADHPDYIRIICMENMQRGRYMQQSALLRQVNRSALDLLETILNRGKEKQLFNETVNARDLHRLISSFSFHYVANSYTFTLLFEDGADEQAQRQHYRKMAVQVALRYTCP, encoded by the coding sequence GTGGCTAACCCTGGCAGCGAAAACGCAGAAAACAGCGACGGATCCCGCCTGAAAGATAAAATCTTCCTCAGCGCCCTCTCGCTGTTTGCCGAGTACGGGCTTAACGGCGCGCGCATGGAGCAGATTGCTGAGAAAGCGGGCACCACCAAGCGAATGGTGGTGTATCACTTTAAGACCAAAGAGAACCTCTACCTGCTGGTACTGGAGTATGTCTACACCCAGATCCGCGCCAGTGAAAAGCAGCTCAGCCTGGAGGCGATGCCGCCGGTAGAAGCGCTGGTGCAGCTGGTGGAAACCACCTTTGACTATCACGCCGATCATCCCGACTACATTCGTATCATCTGCATGGAGAACATGCAGCGCGGCCGCTATATGCAGCAGTCGGCCTTATTGCGCCAGGTCAACCGCAGCGCCCTGGATCTGCTGGAAACCATCCTCAACCGCGGCAAAGAGAAGCAGCTGTTTAACGAAACGGTAAACGCCCGGGATCTGCACCGCCTGATCAGCAGCTTCAGCTTTCACTATGTGGCTAACAGCTACACCTTCACCCTGCTGTTTGAGGACGGGGCCGATGAACAGGCCCAGCGGCAACACTACCGAAAAATGGCGGTTCAGGTTGCCTTGCGTTATACCTGTCCTTAG
- the bglJ gene encoding DNA-binding transcriptional activator BglJ, whose translation MSAMGLKHLFASPAFKGYEVHLFSNIASFQSSLNFVPYASLIYSLSDEREERRNCLVCIKEISATHGAIQRIVLASDASEASLINQLSPSRLHGVLLKSAPLADLQEQLSKLLSENRRVNDCHNNHWNIHRGRLLSPTERAILQFMSCGFSIPEIAIRLDRNIKTIRAHKFNAMLKLGVRSDVGLLHAADILTHFPVPDHRAPRFIVPHFS comes from the coding sequence ATGAGTGCTATGGGGCTGAAGCATCTTTTTGCCAGTCCGGCATTCAAAGGTTATGAAGTCCATCTGTTTAGTAATATTGCCAGTTTTCAGTCCTCACTTAATTTTGTTCCGTACGCGTCTTTGATTTATTCGCTCTCTGATGAGCGTGAAGAGCGGCGTAACTGTCTGGTATGTATTAAGGAAATTTCAGCCACTCACGGTGCTATCCAGCGAATTGTGCTGGCATCGGATGCGTCAGAAGCAAGCCTGATTAATCAGCTTTCGCCGTCACGTCTGCACGGGGTCCTTCTGAAATCCGCGCCGCTGGCCGACCTGCAGGAGCAACTGAGCAAATTATTGAGCGAGAATCGGCGGGTAAATGACTGCCACAACAACCACTGGAATATTCACCGTGGGCGTTTGCTAAGCCCGACTGAACGCGCCATTTTGCAGTTCATGTCTTGCGGCTTTTCCATCCCGGAAATCGCCATCCGACTGGATCGCAACATTAAAACCATTCGTGCGCATAAGTTTAATGCCATGCTTAAGCTTGGTGTTCGTTCTGACGTGGGGTTACTGCACGCGGCAGATATCCTGACGCATTTCCCCGTACCGGATCACCGCGCGCCGCGCTTTATTGTTCCGCATTTTTCATAA
- a CDS encoding YbaK/EbsC family protein — MSLQSVRQFFADHAPDVEVIELGQSTATVALAAEAHNVAPGQIAKTLSLKIKDEVILVVAKGDARLDNKKLKQTFGAKARMLSSDEVVTVTGHPVGGVCPFGLETPLAVYCDISLREYAEVLPAAGAIHSAVRISPERMAELTQATWVDVCL, encoded by the coding sequence ATGAGTTTGCAGTCTGTGCGCCAGTTTTTTGCTGATCACGCCCCGGATGTTGAAGTCATCGAGCTGGGTCAGAGTACCGCCACCGTTGCGCTGGCGGCCGAAGCGCACAACGTTGCGCCGGGACAGATAGCGAAAACGCTGTCGCTGAAAATTAAAGACGAGGTGATCCTCGTGGTCGCCAAAGGCGATGCGCGCCTTGATAACAAAAAGCTGAAGCAGACGTTTGGCGCAAAAGCCCGGATGCTTAGCAGCGATGAAGTGGTGACAGTAACGGGACATCCCGTTGGTGGCGTCTGCCCGTTTGGACTGGAAACGCCGCTGGCGGTTTACTGTGATATCTCGCTCAGGGAGTATGCGGAAGTTTTGCCTGCCGCCGGGGCGATCCACAGCGCGGTGCGCATTTCTCCGGAAAGAATGGCGGAGCTCACTCAGGCTACATGGGTGGACGTTTGTCTGTAA